The following nucleotide sequence is from Methanomassiliicoccales archaeon.
GAGCTACCTCCACGTTAGCGATACCGTTGAGGCCATGCTTTATTTATTTAAAGAGTTTTTAAAGGAGGACAAAATCTACGATGCTTATAATATCGGCAGTGAAGATTGGATCACGGTTACAGAGATAGCGGAGATAGTGAGCAAGGAAATGGACCTAAATCCAGAATTCTACTTTACCGGCGGTGTGGATGGAGGACGAGGATGGAAGGGAGATGTTAAGATTATGCTCCTAAGCATAGAGAAGGCCAAAGCAAAGGGCTGGAAGCCCAAAATGAATAGCAGAGAGGCCGTCGAAAAAACGGTAAGAGAGTTATTGGGCAAAGAATGATAAAACCGAGATCCACCAAATATCAGAACACCTCCAAATGAGAGTAAGAGGATTTGTAAAAGGTGTTGCTGATGCTTCCATATGAAAAAGAGATTAAAGAATACGTCGAGAATATTAAAGAAAAACTCGACCCCAAGCTGATTATCCTTCATGGATCAATAGCAAAGGGAACCTTTGGTCTAGGTAGTGATGTTGATCTTCTCGTGGTCTCAGATAAGCTCCCCAAGAATTTCAATAAAAGGCTAAAATTACTTTACGAACTGAACAACACAAGGGCCCCACTTGATATAAAAGGATATACAAGCAAAGAGTTCAAGAAGATGATATTAAAGGGCCATCCCCTTGTTTTAGATGCCCTAGAAGATGGAATTATACTCCATTCTGATAAGGAATTTTTAAAAGAGGTGAAAAACCTCTTTAATGAGGCAAAAAAGCATTTTAAACGGATTGAAAACGGATGGATGAGAATTAAAGAAACACACTAGGGAGAAGGAAATAACCCAATAAAAGGCCAGTTAAGAGAGCGACTAGTTTTATAAAGTTCCATAGAGTAGGTCTGTTGCGTGCTAGGAACACACCAGTGCCAACACTTATGACTATTCTAAAAGTATAGTCATCAATTAGGTTACAAAGGTATAACACGAGAAAACACGCCGTGAGCAGCCATACAATTGACTTCAAGATTTTGAAGTTCATTTTTTAACCCCCTGTTTGAAACCAACCAAATATTATCTCGAAAGATTGTCTTCCTCTTTCTGAGCTTTAAATGAAAGAAATATCCCAATCAAAATACAAAACCATCCGAGAAGAACAAATACACTCAAGTCACGTTCTTGATTGCTTAAAGAATAAACCCCCAC
It contains:
- a CDS encoding NAD-dependent epimerase/dehydratase family protein is translated as AVVFRLANIIGKRSNHGVIYDFINKLKKNPNRLEILGDGTQRKSYLHVSDTVEAMLYLFKEFLKEDKIYDAYNIGSEDWITVTEIAEIVSKEMDLNPEFYFTGGVDGGRGWKGDVKIMLLSIEKAKAKGWKPKMNSREAVEKTVRELLGKE
- a CDS encoding nucleotidyltransferase domain-containing protein yields the protein MLPYEKEIKEYVENIKEKLDPKLIILHGSIAKGTFGLGSDVDLLVVSDKLPKNFNKRLKLLYELNNTRAPLDIKGYTSKEFKKMILKGHPLVLDALEDGIILHSDKEFLKEVKNLFNEAKKHFKRIENGWMRIKETH